One window from the genome of [Mycobacterium] stephanolepidis encodes:
- a CDS encoding LLM class F420-dependent oxidoreductase, translating into MAGFGISTSSADGYVAPDVLARAVEERGFDWLLFDDHSYFPVDTPDDIDAEFRARLPLIRDLPVVLAYAATATEHLVVGSGVALLPQRDVLHTAKAWATLATLSGGRAVLGVGVGWNLGELRNHGADPTLRGAKLDEQLVALRQLWTEEVAEFHGEHLDFGPIAASPRPRRPIPVYVGGPSRAAQSRAVRLGDGWLPYAATSTPEDVRVARRRFAEQGRADLPVGVSGVSGERAAAAYLDAGVERVLLHLDPLGEDETLAALDRLATVANRLRDNK; encoded by the coding sequence ATGGCCGGCTTCGGTATCTCTACCTCATCGGCCGACGGATACGTGGCCCCCGACGTGCTTGCCCGCGCTGTCGAAGAGCGCGGCTTCGACTGGCTGCTCTTCGACGATCATTCCTATTTCCCGGTCGACACACCCGATGACATCGATGCGGAGTTTCGGGCCCGGCTCCCGTTGATACGAGATCTGCCGGTGGTGCTCGCCTACGCCGCCACGGCCACCGAGCACCTGGTGGTCGGGTCCGGGGTGGCGCTGCTGCCCCAGCGCGATGTGTTGCACACCGCCAAGGCCTGGGCGACGCTGGCGACGCTGTCAGGTGGCCGCGCCGTGCTGGGAGTGGGCGTCGGGTGGAATCTGGGCGAGCTACGCAACCACGGCGCCGACCCGACGCTGCGCGGTGCGAAACTCGACGAACAGTTGGTCGCCCTGAGACAGCTGTGGACCGAGGAAGTAGCGGAATTCCATGGCGAGCACCTCGATTTCGGGCCCATCGCCGCGAGCCCGCGTCCACGGAGACCTATTCCGGTGTACGTGGGTGGTCCGAGCCGGGCCGCTCAATCACGCGCGGTGCGGTTAGGTGATGGGTGGTTGCCGTACGCGGCGACGTCTACCCCCGAGGATGTGCGGGTGGCGCGCCGCCGGTTCGCCGAGCAGGGACGCGCGGATCTGCCGGTCGGTGTGAGCGGCGTGTCCGGGGAGCGGGCTGCCGCTGCGTATCTGGATGCCGGCGTGGAGCGGGTGCTCCTTCATCTGGATCCGTTGGGCGAGGACGAGACCCTGGCCGCGCTCGACCGGCTGGCCACAGTCGCGAATCGATTGCGGGACAACAAATAA
- a CDS encoding transglycosylase domain-containing protein, whose translation MVGGQNPVASGGSDSPRTPSMDDRPTSILDPVEDLPLYRRDEDAVAAARAALERDGEGNGHEPPPPSGRPGGSSRPPQRRRRRKSNSWKVFRRVMIALVLLAIVIPLATFALAYSVVDIPKPGDIRTSQVSTILASDGTTELAKVVPPDGNRVDIKIDQVPQHVRAAVMAAEDRDFYGNPGFSFSGLLRAVKNNMFGGDTQGGSTITQQYVKNAMVGAQRAGLGGLTRKAKEIVISTKMSQSWSKDQVLEAYLNIIYFGRGAYGISAASKAYFDKPVEQLTVSEGALLAALIQRPSRLDPAVDLPESTNRWNWVLDGMVTIGALSAQDRAGQVYPATVPPEQAAAQNATTGPNGLIKRQVMAELTDLFNIDEQTLNTEGLQITTTIDTKAQQAAENAVNSTLQGENADLRTAVVSVDPRTGAVKAYYGGSNAQGLDYAQQGLQTGSSFKVFALVAALQQGIGLGYQLDSSELTYQGITIKNSEDASCGTCSVAEALKRSLNTSFYRLMLKLKNGPDDVATAAHAAGIAENFPGVSHTLSEDGQGGPPNNGVVLGQYQTRVIDMASAYATLAASGTYRKPHFIQKVVNADGQVLFDAGSSDNTGEKRFSDDVANNAISAMKPIAAYSRGHGLAGGRESAAKTGTAQLGDTKDNKDAWMVGFTPSLSTAVWVGTDDGKPIRNSWGGPIYGSGLPSDIWQKTMNGALDGSTKETFPKPGAIGGYAGVPVYVPPPPAPNGPPAPAPGGGGEVTVIQPTIEIAPGITIPVGPPTTIPVGPAAPPAGDAPPPPGQ comes from the coding sequence GTGGTTGGCGGACAGAATCCGGTAGCTTCCGGCGGCTCGGATTCACCGCGCACCCCCAGCATGGACGATCGGCCGACGTCGATCCTCGACCCCGTCGAGGATCTGCCGCTGTACCGGCGCGATGAGGACGCTGTGGCTGCGGCGCGCGCTGCGCTGGAGCGTGATGGCGAGGGCAACGGACATGAGCCACCGCCCCCATCCGGCAGGCCGGGTGGTTCGTCGCGTCCGCCGCAGCGTCGCCGTAGACGAAAGAGCAACAGCTGGAAAGTCTTCCGTCGCGTGATGATCGCCCTGGTGCTGTTGGCCATCGTCATACCGCTGGCGACGTTCGCACTGGCGTATTCGGTGGTCGACATCCCGAAGCCGGGCGATATCCGTACCAGCCAGGTGTCCACCATCTTGGCCAGCGACGGCACCACCGAACTCGCGAAAGTTGTTCCACCGGACGGAAACCGGGTCGACATCAAGATCGACCAGGTGCCCCAGCACGTGCGTGCGGCGGTGATGGCCGCCGAGGATCGCGATTTCTACGGCAACCCGGGCTTCTCCTTCTCGGGTCTGCTGCGCGCGGTCAAGAACAACATGTTCGGCGGCGATACCCAGGGTGGTTCCACGATCACCCAGCAGTACGTGAAGAACGCGATGGTGGGTGCGCAGCGCGCCGGCCTCGGCGGTCTGACCCGTAAGGCCAAGGAGATCGTCATCTCCACCAAGATGTCGCAGTCCTGGTCTAAGGATCAGGTGCTGGAGGCCTACCTCAACATCATCTATTTCGGACGTGGCGCCTACGGCATCTCGGCGGCGTCGAAGGCCTACTTCGACAAGCCCGTCGAACAGCTCACGGTCTCCGAGGGCGCGTTGTTGGCCGCACTGATCCAACGGCCGTCACGCCTGGACCCCGCGGTGGATCTGCCGGAGTCGACGAACCGGTGGAACTGGGTGCTCGACGGCATGGTCACCATCGGCGCACTGTCCGCGCAGGATCGTGCCGGGCAGGTGTACCCCGCGACGGTGCCGCCCGAGCAGGCCGCTGCCCAGAACGCGACCACCGGTCCCAATGGACTTATCAAGCGTCAGGTGATGGCGGAGCTCACCGATCTGTTCAACATCGACGAGCAGACGTTGAACACCGAGGGCCTGCAGATCACGACGACCATCGACACCAAGGCGCAGCAGGCTGCCGAGAACGCGGTCAACAGCACCTTGCAGGGCGAGAACGCGGACCTGCGAACGGCGGTGGTGTCCGTGGACCCGCGCACGGGTGCGGTCAAGGCGTACTACGGCGGGTCCAACGCGCAGGGCCTGGACTATGCGCAGCAGGGTCTGCAGACCGGTTCGTCGTTCAAGGTGTTCGCCTTGGTCGCGGCGCTGCAGCAGGGAATCGGACTGGGCTACCAGCTGGACAGCTCGGAGCTGACCTATCAGGGCATCACCATCAAGAACAGCGAAGACGCTTCGTGCGGAACGTGTTCGGTGGCCGAGGCGCTCAAGCGCTCGCTGAACACCAGCTTCTACCGGCTCATGCTGAAGCTGAAGAACGGGCCCGACGATGTGGCTACCGCCGCGCATGCCGCCGGTATCGCCGAGAACTTCCCCGGTGTCTCGCACACCTTGTCCGAGGACGGTCAGGGCGGTCCGCCGAATAACGGTGTGGTGCTGGGCCAGTACCAGACCCGGGTGATCGATATGGCCTCGGCGTACGCGACCTTGGCGGCGTCGGGGACCTACCGCAAGCCGCATTTCATCCAGAAGGTTGTGAACGCGGACGGCCAGGTGCTTTTCGACGCGGGTTCCTCCGACAACACAGGCGAGAAGCGATTCTCTGATGATGTTGCGAACAACGCGATCTCGGCGATGAAACCGATCGCTGCCTACTCCCGTGGGCATGGCCTGGCCGGCGGACGAGAGTCGGCCGCCAAGACCGGTACCGCGCAGCTGGGCGACACCAAGGACAACAAGGACGCCTGGATGGTCGGCTTCACCCCGTCGCTCTCGACCGCGGTGTGGGTGGGAACCGACGATGGCAAGCCGATCAGAAACAGTTGGGGTGGACCGATCTACGGCTCCGGCCTGCCGTCGGACATCTGGCAGAAGACCATGAATGGCGCGTTGGACGGCTCCACCAAGGAGACCTTCCCCAAGCCGGGCGCCATCGGTGGTTACGCCGGCGTGCCGGTCTACGTGCCTCCGCCTCCCGCTCCGAACGGTCCGCCGGCGCCCGCGCCGGGCGGTGGCGGCGAGGTGACGGTCATCCAGCCGACCATCGAGATCGCGCCGGGTATCACCATTCCGGTGGGACCGCCGACGACGATTCCGGTGGGCCCGGCGGCGCCACCGGCGGGTGACGCGCCGCCACCTCCGGGGCAGTAG
- a CDS encoding DUF1707 SHOCT-like domain-containing protein: MATRAKDSDRDVTCKALDAAFGDGQLSSEEHRQRIAIATSAQTLGELNSVVSDLQIATLPTQIPIPQPQRRRWPAIVVTAVVAAALGAGVGAYVTRPVPPDPGAAADGIAPVVIAPTKLFSVPGLSGLLDQMRAKFGDTVGIELTVRSNNAALVRIESADPNLPITYPYQGGFRDGGAMPGTWRNVRIGDLSRFDPAKIIGVLRGAPETLNVPAAGDGGTVMVIKPNDEGVDITITVSERDRTGRMVVAGNGEPKEVVPAS; encoded by the coding sequence ATGGCGACCCGTGCCAAGGATTCCGACCGAGACGTCACGTGCAAGGCGCTCGACGCCGCCTTCGGCGATGGCCAGCTCTCATCGGAGGAGCACCGCCAGCGGATCGCCATCGCCACCAGTGCACAGACTCTCGGCGAGCTCAACAGCGTGGTCTCCGATCTGCAGATCGCCACCCTGCCAACCCAGATACCCATCCCCCAGCCGCAGCGGCGCCGCTGGCCGGCGATCGTCGTGACCGCCGTCGTCGCTGCCGCCCTCGGGGCCGGGGTGGGTGCCTATGTCACACGGCCGGTGCCACCTGACCCGGGCGCGGCGGCCGACGGCATCGCTCCCGTCGTGATCGCCCCGACGAAGTTGTTCTCCGTCCCGGGACTGTCCGGCCTGCTGGACCAGATGCGCGCCAAGTTCGGCGACACCGTCGGCATCGAACTGACCGTCCGCTCCAACAACGCGGCGCTGGTCCGCATCGAATCCGCGGATCCGAACCTGCCCATCACGTACCCGTATCAGGGCGGGTTCCGTGACGGCGGCGCGATGCCCGGTACCTGGCGCAATGTTCGGATCGGAGACCTGAGCCGATTCGATCCGGCCAAGATCATCGGGGTTCTTCGCGGAGCACCCGAAACCCTGAATGTGCCCGCCGCCGGCGATGGCGGGACCGTCATGGTGATCAAGCCCAATGACGAGGGCGTCGACATCACCATTACCGTCTCGGAGCGAGACCGCACCGGGCGGATGGTCGTCGCGGGTAACGGCGAGCCCAAAGAGGTCGTGCCCGCATCCTGA
- a CDS encoding inositol-3-phosphate synthase translates to MSNTSSEVRVAIVGVGNCASSLVQGVQYYQDADENSNVPGLMHVKFGPYHVRDVKFVAAFDVDAKKVGFDLSEAISASENNTIKIADVPPTDVIVQRGPTLDGIGKYYADTIEVSDTDPVDVVKVLKDNNVDVLVSYLPVGSEEADKFYAQCAIDAKVAFVNALPVFIASDPVWAKKFEDAGVPIVGDDIKSQVGATITHRVMAKLFEDRGVTLDRTYQLNVGGNMDFKNMLERERLESKKVSKTQAVTSNLNGSLADKVYDKNVHIGPSDYVAWLDDRKWAYVRLEGRAFGDVPLNLEYKLEVWDSPNSAGIIIDAVRAAKIALDRGLGGPILPASAYLMKSPPKQLADDIARTQLEQFIEG, encoded by the coding sequence ATGTCCAACACATCATCTGAGGTGCGAGTCGCCATCGTCGGCGTCGGCAACTGCGCATCCTCGCTGGTTCAGGGCGTGCAGTACTACCAGGATGCGGACGAGAACTCCAATGTTCCGGGCCTGATGCACGTCAAGTTCGGCCCGTACCACGTGCGCGACGTGAAGTTCGTCGCCGCGTTCGACGTGGACGCCAAGAAGGTCGGCTTCGACCTCTCCGAGGCGATCTCGGCGTCGGAGAACAACACCATCAAGATCGCCGACGTGCCTCCCACCGATGTCATCGTGCAGCGCGGACCGACCCTGGACGGCATCGGCAAGTACTACGCCGACACCATCGAGGTCTCCGACACCGATCCGGTCGACGTCGTGAAGGTGCTGAAAGACAACAACGTTGACGTCCTCGTCTCCTACCTTCCGGTGGGTTCGGAAGAGGCCGACAAGTTCTACGCCCAGTGCGCCATCGACGCCAAGGTGGCGTTCGTCAACGCACTGCCCGTCTTCATCGCCTCGGATCCGGTGTGGGCCAAGAAGTTCGAAGATGCCGGTGTGCCGATCGTGGGCGACGACATCAAGAGTCAGGTCGGCGCCACCATCACCCACCGCGTGATGGCCAAGCTGTTCGAGGACCGCGGTGTCACCCTGGACCGCACCTACCAGCTCAATGTCGGCGGCAACATGGACTTCAAGAACATGCTCGAGCGTGAGCGGCTGGAGTCCAAGAAGGTGTCCAAGACCCAGGCCGTCACCTCGAACCTCAACGGCTCGCTGGCCGACAAGGTGTACGACAAGAACGTGCACATCGGGCCGTCCGACTACGTCGCGTGGCTCGATGACCGCAAGTGGGCCTACGTGCGCCTGGAAGGTCGCGCCTTCGGCGACGTGCCGCTGAACCTCGAATACAAGCTTGAGGTCTGGGACTCCCCCAACTCTGCCGGCATCATCATCGACGCGGTACGTGCGGCGAAGATCGCGCTCGACCGCGGACTCGGTGGCCCGATTCTTCCGGCCTCGGCCTACCTGATGAAGAGCCCGCCGAAGCAGCTCGCCGATGACATCGCGCGTACCCAGCTGGAGCAGTTCATCGAAGGCTGA
- a CDS encoding PadR family transcriptional regulator — protein MLELAILGLLLESPMHGYELRKRLTGLLGAFRAFSYGSLYPALRRMQADGLIAEDSAPAGTTVLLRGKRVYQMTAAGRARFSELVADTGPQNYTDDGFGVHLAFFNRTPAEARMRILEGRRRQVEERREGLREAITRASSSFDRYTKQLHQLGLESSEREVKWLNDLIAAERTAQARVEER, from the coding sequence ATGTTGGAACTGGCCATCCTTGGCTTGCTGCTTGAGTCACCCATGCACGGCTACGAGCTGCGCAAGCGCCTGACCGGATTGCTCGGAGCATTCCGGGCCTTCTCCTACGGCTCGCTGTACCCGGCCTTGCGCCGCATGCAGGCCGACGGGCTGATCGCAGAGGACTCCGCGCCCGCGGGCACCACGGTGCTGCTTCGCGGCAAGCGGGTCTATCAGATGACCGCCGCCGGTCGCGCACGCTTCAGCGAGCTGGTCGCGGACACCGGTCCGCAGAATTACACCGACGACGGCTTCGGTGTGCACCTGGCGTTCTTCAACCGCACCCCGGCCGAGGCCCGGATGCGAATCCTCGAAGGCCGACGCCGTCAGGTAGAAGAGCGTCGGGAGGGCCTGCGCGAGGCCATCACCCGGGCAAGCAGTTCGTTCGACCGGTACACCAAGCAGCTGCACCAGCTTGGCCTGGAATCCAGTGAACGAGAAGTGAAGTGGCTCAACGACTTGATCGCCGCCGAGCGCACCGCGCAGGCACGAGTCGAGGAGCGTTAG
- a CDS encoding DUF1707 SHOCT-like domain-containing protein, which translates to MATGTRAKDSDRNDTCKLLDDALSDGQLSMEEHRERVASATTASTLGQLSSLVSDLQNAKAAAHMPVLKGPQRPWWRRWYAPAGVAAALVLVGVLIGWGAYGNTSSPMDFTADPGAKPDGVAPIVMTPPRQLMSLGGLTGLFEQMRQKFGDTAGYELNIFGDYAILTRPDPREPRRTLRYTYRGGWDHPDDSSGSHADRTVDLAKFDLKTIIGIMRGAPETLGIKQSEVKNTYLFIKPSEDKTAPPDTVQIDISISGEFQNGSIYVNPDGTPIRTMYPSGS; encoded by the coding sequence ATGGCGACAGGCACCCGGGCCAAGGACAGCGACCGCAACGACACCTGCAAGCTGCTCGACGACGCACTGAGCGACGGGCAGCTGTCGATGGAGGAGCACCGCGAACGCGTTGCCTCGGCCACCACCGCCTCAACGCTGGGACAGCTCAGCTCGCTGGTCTCGGATCTGCAGAACGCCAAAGCGGCCGCCCACATGCCCGTACTGAAGGGTCCGCAGCGCCCCTGGTGGCGACGGTGGTACGCGCCCGCCGGTGTGGCCGCCGCCCTTGTCCTCGTCGGTGTGCTCATCGGTTGGGGCGCCTACGGAAACACCAGCTCTCCGATGGACTTCACCGCCGACCCCGGTGCCAAGCCCGACGGTGTGGCGCCCATTGTGATGACGCCCCCACGCCAACTGATGTCGCTCGGCGGCCTGACAGGTCTCTTTGAGCAGATGCGCCAAAAATTCGGTGACACCGCCGGGTACGAGCTGAACATCTTCGGGGACTACGCGATCTTGACCCGCCCCGATCCCCGTGAACCTCGCCGCACCCTGCGTTACACCTATCGGGGCGGATGGGACCATCCCGACGACTCATCGGGCAGCCACGCCGACCGCACGGTTGATCTCGCCAAGTTCGACCTCAAGACCATCATCGGCATCATGCGCGGCGCACCCGAAACCCTCGGCATCAAACAGAGCGAGGTCAAGAACACGTACCTGTTCATCAAGCCGAGCGAGGACAAGACCGCACCGCCGGACACCGTTCAGATCGACATTTCGATCAGCGGCGAGTTCCAGAACGGGTCGATCTACGTGAATCCGGACGGCACCCCCATCCGAACCATGTACCCCTCCGGGAGTTAG
- a CDS encoding amino acid permease — MATTESSGEGGLQHSLQKRHLTMIAIGGVIGAGLFVGSGATIKAAGPAAFLTYAITGVLIVLVMRMLGEMAVANPSTGSFADYSRRALGDWAGFSVGWLYWYFWVIVVGFEAVAGGKIVQDWWPHFPLWLIALVLMVAMTATNLFSVRSYGEFEYWFASVKVLAIIAFLVLGTMFVLGWWPGRHMDFSNLTKSGFAPNGTGAIFSAIVVVVFSMVGPEIATIAAAESKDPARAISRATNSVIYRIGLFFVGSIFLIAVIVPWDSPTLGTSPFVTAFKTMGIPRADNIMRIVVLTAVLSCLNSAMYTASRMLFVLAGRGEAPRSWLRVNSRGVPVHAILASSFIGFVCVVLAYVAEDTVFLFLLNSSGAVILFVYFMIAISQLVLRPRTPPEKLIVKMWGYPVLTILTAGAIVAILVAMGFQDGTRSQLWTSLLSWAVILLAFVVLRVTRRRAPVSDEPVTR, encoded by the coding sequence ATGGCGACCACGGAATCGTCCGGCGAGGGCGGTCTGCAGCATTCGTTGCAGAAGCGCCACCTGACGATGATCGCGATCGGTGGTGTCATCGGCGCCGGTCTGTTCGTCGGGTCCGGTGCGACGATCAAGGCGGCCGGCCCGGCCGCCTTCCTCACCTATGCCATAACCGGCGTGCTCATCGTACTGGTGATGCGCATGCTCGGCGAGATGGCCGTGGCGAATCCGTCGACCGGCTCCTTCGCCGACTACAGCCGCCGTGCCCTCGGTGATTGGGCAGGGTTCTCGGTCGGCTGGCTCTACTGGTACTTCTGGGTGATCGTCGTCGGGTTCGAGGCGGTGGCCGGTGGCAAGATCGTCCAAGATTGGTGGCCGCATTTTCCGTTGTGGCTCATCGCACTTGTCCTCATGGTGGCCATGACCGCCACCAACCTCTTCTCGGTGCGGTCCTATGGCGAGTTCGAGTACTGGTTCGCCAGTGTGAAAGTCCTTGCCATCATTGCATTTCTCGTTCTCGGCACGATGTTCGTACTGGGCTGGTGGCCGGGCAGGCACATGGACTTCTCCAACCTCACCAAGAGCGGGTTCGCTCCCAATGGCACCGGTGCGATCTTCTCCGCCATCGTGGTCGTGGTGTTTTCGATGGTCGGCCCGGAAATCGCGACCATCGCGGCCGCCGAATCCAAGGACCCCGCGCGGGCCATCAGCAGGGCGACCAACTCGGTCATCTACCGAATTGGGCTCTTCTTCGTGGGCTCCATCTTCCTCATCGCGGTGATCGTGCCGTGGGATAGCCCGACTCTGGGCACCTCGCCCTTCGTCACCGCATTCAAGACGATGGGAATTCCGCGCGCCGACAACATCATGCGGATAGTCGTGCTCACCGCCGTGCTGTCCTGTCTCAATTCGGCGATGTACACCGCCTCCCGCATGCTGTTCGTCCTGGCAGGGCGGGGCGAGGCACCCCGCAGCTGGCTGCGCGTCAACTCGCGCGGTGTTCCGGTGCACGCCATCTTGGCGTCCTCATTCATCGGATTCGTCTGCGTGGTGCTGGCATACGTCGCCGAGGACACCGTCTTCCTGTTCCTGCTCAACTCCTCTGGTGCGGTAATTCTGTTCGTGTACTTCATGATTGCGATATCGCAGCTGGTACTCAGGCCCCGCACACCCCCGGAGAAATTGATCGTCAAGATGTGGGGTTATCCGGTGTTGACGATCCTCACCGCCGGTGCGATCGTGGCGATCCTGGTTGCCATGGGCTTTCAGGACGGCACCCGCTCGCAGCTGTGGACCAGCCTGCTGTCCTGGGCGGTGATCCTGCTCGCCTTCGTGGTGCTGCGGGTGACCCGGCGCCGCGCGCCGGTGTCCGACGAACCGGTTACCCGGTAA
- a CDS encoding phosphotransferase family protein, which yields MAAPQHVDPKSVDFDIVSRWMDEQGLPAGEVADVSAITGGTQNIMVRFTRGGREYVLRRPPKHLREASNNVIRRESQLLGALRGQGVPAPDLIAACTDETVLGGAVFYLMEPVDGFNASVTLPELHASNPRIRHQMGLEAVSGIAALGALDYQALGLDGYGNPEGFLERQVPRWLKELDSFGKHEGYPGPDIPGLQSVADWLEQHRPSQWKPGIMHGDFHLANMMFRNDGPQLAAIVDWEMSTIGDPLLDLGWLLATWPSDADDASLGGALVQAGGLPTPEELVAHYAERTDRDLSAIHWYTVLACFKLGIILEGTHARAFAGKAPVAVGDYLHGLTLQLFRRAGAITG from the coding sequence ATGGCGGCTCCGCAGCATGTCGACCCGAAAAGCGTTGATTTCGATATTGTTTCGCGCTGGATGGATGAGCAGGGACTTCCGGCGGGTGAGGTGGCGGACGTCTCGGCGATCACGGGCGGCACGCAGAACATCATGGTGCGCTTCACCCGGGGCGGCCGCGAGTATGTGTTGCGCCGGCCCCCGAAACATCTGCGTGAGGCCAGTAACAATGTCATCCGCCGAGAGTCGCAATTGCTGGGAGCGCTACGCGGACAGGGAGTTCCCGCGCCTGACCTCATCGCGGCGTGCACCGACGAGACGGTACTGGGCGGTGCCGTCTTCTATCTGATGGAGCCGGTCGACGGATTCAATGCCTCGGTCACCTTGCCGGAACTGCACGCAAGCAATCCGCGGATTCGGCACCAGATGGGGCTGGAGGCGGTCAGCGGTATCGCCGCCCTGGGCGCACTGGACTATCAGGCGCTGGGACTGGACGGGTACGGCAATCCCGAAGGCTTCCTGGAGCGCCAGGTACCGCGCTGGCTCAAGGAGCTCGACTCGTTCGGCAAGCACGAGGGATATCCGGGCCCGGATATCCCGGGCCTGCAATCCGTGGCCGATTGGCTTGAGCAGCATCGGCCGTCGCAGTGGAAGCCGGGAATCATGCATGGTGATTTCCACCTGGCCAACATGATGTTCCGCAACGACGGCCCCCAGCTTGCGGCCATCGTGGACTGGGAGATGTCGACGATCGGTGACCCGCTGCTGGACTTGGGCTGGCTCTTGGCGACGTGGCCCTCGGATGCCGACGATGCTTCACTGGGTGGAGCACTCGTACAGGCCGGAGGTCTGCCCACGCCCGAGGAGCTCGTCGCGCACTACGCGGAACGCACGGACCGTGATCTCAGCGCGATCCACTGGTACACCGTGCTCGCCTGTTTCAAACTGGGCATCATCCTGGAGGGCACACACGCCCGCGCCTTCGCCGGGAAAGCACCGGTGGCGGTGGGTGATTACCTGCATGGCCTCACGTTGCAGCTGTTCCGGCGGGCCGGGGCGATTACCGGGTAA
- a CDS encoding DUF5318 family protein, producing the protein MRLQRQVVDYALKRRSLLAEVYSGRTGVAEVCDANPYLLRAAKFHGKSSAVVCPICRKEQLTLVSWVFGEHLGAVSGSARTAEELVLLATRYSEFAVHVVEVCRTCSWNHLVKSYVMGALPAPKGTTPRQRTTRARTASE; encoded by the coding sequence GTGCGATTGCAGAGACAGGTGGTGGATTACGCGCTCAAGCGGCGATCCCTGCTGGCTGAGGTCTATTCCGGGCGTACCGGCGTGGCCGAAGTCTGCGACGCGAACCCATATCTGCTCCGTGCGGCCAAGTTCCACGGCAAATCGAGTGCGGTGGTGTGCCCGATCTGTCGCAAGGAGCAACTGACGCTGGTGTCGTGGGTTTTCGGCGAGCATCTGGGAGCGGTATCCGGCTCGGCCCGTACGGCCGAGGAACTGGTGCTGCTGGCCACTCGGTACTCAGAGTTCGCCGTGCACGTTGTCGAGGTATGCCGGACCTGCAGTTGGAATCATTTGGTGAAGTCGTATGTCATGGGCGCCCTCCCGGCGCCGAAGGGGACCACCCCACGTCAGCGAACAACTCGTGCCCGGACGGCCAGTGAATAG